Within Saccharomonospora cyanea NA-134, the genomic segment GTTGCAGCGGAAGAAGGAAGAGGAGCGCAAGGAACTCGACGCGCTGCGTGACAGCGGTTCGAGTTGGGGCAACCAGATGCGTTCGTACGTGCTGCACCCGTACCAGCTGGTCAAGGACCTGCGCACCGAGTACGAAGTGGGTAACCCGTCGGCCGTGCTCGACGGTGAGCTGGACGGTTTTCTCGACGCCGGCATCCGTTGGCGCAAGCAGCAGGCCGAGGTCGCGTAGGCGGGAGCGCGGAGCCGGTGGTCAACCGAGGCTTAACCGGCTCCGACTGTAGGATGGCCGACCGTGATCCGGCTTGAGAGTGTCTCCAAGGTCTACAAGACCTCTTCACGTCCTGCGCTCGCAGACGTCTCGGTCGACGTGGACAAGGGTGAGTTCGTCTTCCTCATCGGCCCCTCGGGTTCGGGGAAGTCGACGTTCCTGCGGCTTCTGCTGCGGGAGGAGGTACCCAGCCAGGGCCGGGTGATGGTGTCGAACTTCGACGTCGCCAAGTTGCCCCGGCGCAAGGTGCCCCGACTGCGGCAGACGATCGGCTGCGTGTTCCAGGACTTCCGGCTGCTGACCAACAAGACCGTGGCGGAGAACGTCGCGTTCGCCCTCGAAGTGATCGGCAAGCCGAAGAAGACCATCGACAGGGTCGTCCCCGAGGTCCTGGAGCTGGTCGGCCTGGACGGCAAGTCGGATCGGATGCCTCACGAGCTGTCCGGCGGTGAGCAGCAGCGCGTCGCGATCGCGCGGGCGTTCGTGAACCGTCCCCTGGTCCTGCTCGCCGACGAGCCCACCGGGAACCTGGACCCCGACACGAGTCAGGACATCATGCTCCTGCTGGAGCGCATCAACCGCACCGGAACGACGGTGCTCATGGCCACCCACGACCACTCGATCGTCGACTCCATGCGCCGTCGGGTCGTCGAACTGGATCACGGGCGCGTGGTCCGCGACGACCGGCGCGGCGTGTACGGCGTCAGCCGCTGACCGCTCCCGGTCGTTCCCCCACCCGCCTCCCCACTTCCCCCGACCCAAGGAAACCTCGTACCGATGCGTGCCAGCTTCGTCTTGAGCGAGGTCATCACCGGCCTTCGCCGGAACGTCACGATGACCATCGCGATGATCCTCACCACGGCCATCTCGCTCGGGATGTTCGGCGGTGGTCTGCTGTTCGTCCGCACGATCGACAAGATGAAGGCGAACTACCTCGACGACGTCCAGGTGACGATCTATCTGAACGAGGAGGTCAGTTCGAGCGACGCCACGTGTGCGTCCGACACGTGCACCACGTTGCGGCAGTCGCTGGAGACGAATCCGGGCGTCGAGTCGGTGATCTACGAGAACCGGGACCAGGCCTACAAGCGGTTCCAGGAGATCTTCGCGGGGCAGCCGGAGCTCGTCGAGCTGGCCCGTCCCGAGTCGCTGCCCTCGTCGCTGCACGTGAAGCTCGTCAATCCCGAGCGTAGTGACGTACTCGTGCAGGAGTACTCCGCGATGGAGGGTGTCGACCACGTCGACGACCAGAACAAGTTCCTCGAACGATTCTTCGACATCCTCAACGCGGGACGGAACGGTACGTTCATCATCGCGTTGATCGCCGCGTTCGCGGCCGTGCTGCTCATCGCGAACACCATCCAGGTCTCGGCGTTCACCCGGCGCACCGAAGTGGGCATCATGCGTCTCGTCGGTGCCACCCGGTGGTACACGCAGTTGCCGTTCCTCCTGGAGGCGGTGGTCGCCGGTGTGCTGGGCGCGGTCATCGGCACGGGCGGCCTGGTCGCGTTGAAGTACCTGGTGCTCGACTCGATCATCGGGGCGACGGGGTCCGTCATTCCCCAGATCGAGCTGGTGGAGATCCTCGCCTGGGTGTCGCCCATACTGCTCGGCACGTCGATACTGATCTCGGCGGTCACGGGTTACGCGACGTTGCGCCTGTACGTGCGGCACTAATTCGGTCGGGAAGACCGTCAGGGAAAGATACAGTCGAGGTATGGCGAAGGAAGTCGGTCAGAAGGTGATCGCGTCGAACCGGCGTGCCCGGCACGACTACACGATCATCGACACCTACGAGGCCGGAGTGGCGCTCGTGGGTACGGAGGTGAAGAGCCTGCGCGCGGGCAAGGCGTCGCTGGCCGACTCGTTCGCGACCGTGGACGACGGCGAGGTGTTCCTGCGGGGCCTGCACATCCCGGAGTACTCGCACGGCACGTGGACCAACCACGAGCCGCGGCGGACGCGCAAGCTCCTGCTGCACCGCAAGGAGATCGAGAAGCTGATCGGCAAGACGAAGGAGTCCGGTCTCAGCCTCGTGCCGCTCTCGCTGTACTTCAGGGACGGCAAGGTCAAGGTCGAGTTGGCGTTGGCGAAGGGCCGCAAGGCGCACGACAAGCGGCAGGCCATCGCCAAGCGCGACGCGCAGCGCGAGATGGCGCGCGCGATGGGACGGGCGGCGAAGGGCAAGTACCGCCGTTGAGCGTCGCCGACGATCACCACGGGCCCGGTCCGCGGTCCGACGAGGACGTGGCGGACTGGGTGCGTGGACTCGGCCTCGACGGGATCGTGGACGTCCACGTGCACTTCCTGCCCGAGCGGGTGCTGCGCAAGGTGTGGGCGTACTTCGACGACGCCGAAAAGCACTACGGCCTGCGGTGGCCGGTGTACTACCGGCTGCCGCAGCCCGAGCGGCTGGCCGTACTGCGGTCGCTCGGGGTGCGGGCGTTCGCGCCGCTGGTGTACCCGCACAAACCGGACATGGCCGAGTGGCTCAACACGTGGGTGCGCGAGTTCGCCGCCGACGTGCCCGAGGCCGTCCCCACCGCGACGTTGTTCCCCGAGCCCTCCGTGGCGACCTACGTGGAGGAGGCTCTGACCGCGGGTGTGCGATGTTTCAAGGCGCATGTGCAGGTGGGCGCCTACGATCCCCGCGACGCGGCGCTCGACCTCGCGTGGGGGCTGATCGCGGACGCCGGTGTGCCCGTCGTGGTGCACTGCGGGCACGGGCCGCTGCGGGGTGAGCACACCGGCATCGAGGTCTTCGAACAGGTGTTGAACCGGCATCCGCGGTTGGTGGCGGTGCTCGCGCACGCGGGCATGCCCGAGTACGACGCCGCACTGGAACTGGTGCGGCGGTACCCCAACGTCCACCTGGACACCACGATGGTCGGCGTGCCGTTCA encodes:
- a CDS encoding amidohydrolase family protein, whose amino-acid sequence is MSVADDHHGPGPRSDEDVADWVRGLGLDGIVDVHVHFLPERVLRKVWAYFDDAEKHYGLRWPVYYRLPQPERLAVLRSLGVRAFAPLVYPHKPDMAEWLNTWVREFAADVPEAVPTATLFPEPSVATYVEEALTAGVRCFKAHVQVGAYDPRDAALDLAWGLIADAGVPVVVHCGHGPLRGEHTGIEVFEQVLNRHPRLVAVLAHAGMPEYDAALELVRRYPNVHLDTTMVGVPFTEGFMPMPAAWPSRLVDIADRVVLGTDFPNIPYSYATQLRAVASWAESHPGLGQPFLRAVLHDTPSRLLRQAPASGTGRG
- the ftsE gene encoding cell division ATP-binding protein FtsE, coding for MIRLESVSKVYKTSSRPALADVSVDVDKGEFVFLIGPSGSGKSTFLRLLLREEVPSQGRVMVSNFDVAKLPRRKVPRLRQTIGCVFQDFRLLTNKTVAENVAFALEVIGKPKKTIDRVVPEVLELVGLDGKSDRMPHELSGGEQQRVAIARAFVNRPLVLLADEPTGNLDPDTSQDIMLLLERINRTGTTVLMATHDHSIVDSMRRRVVELDHGRVVRDDRRGVYGVSR
- the ftsX gene encoding permease-like cell division protein FtsX is translated as MRASFVLSEVITGLRRNVTMTIAMILTTAISLGMFGGGLLFVRTIDKMKANYLDDVQVTIYLNEEVSSSDATCASDTCTTLRQSLETNPGVESVIYENRDQAYKRFQEIFAGQPELVELARPESLPSSLHVKLVNPERSDVLVQEYSAMEGVDHVDDQNKFLERFFDILNAGRNGTFIIALIAAFAAVLLIANTIQVSAFTRRTEVGIMRLVGATRWYTQLPFLLEAVVAGVLGAVIGTGGLVALKYLVLDSIIGATGSVIPQIELVEILAWVSPILLGTSILISAVTGYATLRLYVRH
- the smpB gene encoding SsrA-binding protein SmpB, with the translated sequence MAKEVGQKVIASNRRARHDYTIIDTYEAGVALVGTEVKSLRAGKASLADSFATVDDGEVFLRGLHIPEYSHGTWTNHEPRRTRKLLLHRKEIEKLIGKTKESGLSLVPLSLYFRDGKVKVELALAKGRKAHDKRQAIAKRDAQREMARAMGRAAKGKYRR